From a region of the Microcebus murinus isolate Inina chromosome 25, M.murinus_Inina_mat1.0, whole genome shotgun sequence genome:
- the C1QL3 gene encoding complement C1q-like protein 3 translates to MVLLLVILIPVLVSSAGTSAHYEMLGTCRMVCDPYGGTRAPSTAATPDRGLMQSLPTFIQGPKGEAGRPGKAGPRGPPGEPGPPGPVGPPGEKGEPGRQGLPGPPGAPGLNAAGAISAATYSTVPKIAFYAGLKRQHEGYEVLKFDDVVTNLGNHYDPTTGKFTCSIPGIYFFTYHVLMRGGDGTSMWADLCKNNQVRASAIAQDADQNYDYASNSVVLHLEPGDEVYIKLDGGKAHGGNNNKYSTFSGFIIYAD, encoded by the exons ATGGTGCTTCTGCTGGTCATCCTCATCCCGGTGCTGGTGAGCTCGGCCGGCACGTCGGCGCACTACGAGATGCTGGGCACCTGCCGCATGGTCTGCGACCCCTACGGGGGCACCAGGGCGCCCAGCACGGCCGCCACGCCGGACCGCGGCCTCATGCAGTCCCTGCCCACCTTCATCCAGGGCCCCAAGGGCGAGGCCGGCCGGCCGGGGAAGGCGGGCCCGCGCGGGCCCCCCGGTGAGCCCGGGCCGCCGGGTCCCGTGGGGCCCCCGGGCGAGAAGGGCGAGCCGGGCCGCCAAGGCCTGCCGGGCCCGCCCGGGGCGCCCGGCCTGAACGCGGCCGGGGCCATCAGCGCCGCCACCTACAGCACGGTGCCCAAGATCGCCTTCTACGCCGGCCTCAAGCGGCAGCACGAAGGCTACGAGGTGCTCAAGTTCGACGACGTGGTCACCAACCTCGGGAACCACTACGACCCGACCACCGGCAAGTTCACCTGCTCCATCCCGGGCATCTACTTCTTCACCTACCACGTCCTGATGCGTGGAGGGGACGGCACCAGTATGTGGGCTGATCTCTGCAAAAACAACCAG GTGCGCGCTAGTGCCATTGCCCAAGATGCTGATCAGAATTACGACTATGCCAGTAACAGCGTGGTTCTTCATTTGGAGCCAGGAGACGAAGTCTATATCAAATTAGATGGCGGGAAAGCCCACGgaggaaacaacaacaaatacaGCACGTTTTCTGGATTTATTATTTATGCGGACTGA